The Ornithodoros turicata isolate Travis chromosome 9, ASM3712646v1, whole genome shotgun sequence genome includes a region encoding these proteins:
- the LOC135369532 gene encoding heat shock protein 30-like, which yields MSSPTKDSLALSEAGKESLIPVIFNGQPQFPNKKALSKTRIVQDTVEKKCPVVSVEDDPLQQEWAEFLEDFPHCSRYLEPGFLDNQFPALRQRLEEDGTDEFGCQVDIGGFDAEDISVNVKDGNVTVTGKKETLLDDGETYRLEERSTGMRLPENVSDDQVSSELTEDMKVRVSVPAFDDSRPCSSASADSSLAER from the coding sequence ATGTCCTCCCCTACGAAAGATTCTTTGGCACTCAGCGAGGCCGGGAAAGAATCCCTGATTCCGGTAATCTTCAATGGCCAGCCACAATTCCCCAATAAGAAAGCCCTCTCCAAGACGCGTATTGTCCAGGACACAGTTGAGAAGAAGTGTCCAGTTGTGTCCGTCGAAGACGACCCTCTGCAACAAGAGTGGGCAGAGTTTTTGGAAGACTTCCCCCACTGCAGTCGATATCTTGAGCCGGGGTTCCTTGACAACCAGTTTCCCGCACTGCGTCAGCGACTGGAGGAGGACGGCACAGATGAGTTCGGCTGTCAGGTTGACATCGGTGGGTTCGATGCAGAAGACATCAGCGTCAATGTGAAAGACGGCAACGTCACTGTTACGGGGAAGAAAGAAACGTTGTTGGATGACGGCGAGACGTACAGGCTGGAGGAACGCTCGACCGGAATGCGTCTTCCTGAAAACGTGAGTGACGACCAGGTCAGCTCCGAACTGACCGAAGACATGAAGGTACGTGTCTCTGTGCCAGCGTTCGATGACTCTCGACCATGTTCGTCAGCATCTGCAGATAGTTCTTTGGCGGAGAGGTGA